The genome window CACCCCGGGGTCCTGCGGACGTCGGGGCACGTCGGCTTCCTCGGGCACGGCGATCGGGTCCAGTTCCGTAATATCCGGATCAAGGAACTGAAGTAGCGGGCCGGCGTTCGGGAGACGTTTGCGGCAGAGAGAAGGAGCCACAGATGAAGGCGGGCGCTATTCCACCGGCCTGTCTTTCTCTCGTGTCGCCGTCTCTGTGCTCTCCGTATCTCTGTGTTTCAAGAATCCAACGGGATTCAAGACAGAGGGCCGGACTGCGACTGGCGGGCTCAACGCGTCGGCGACGCCATCTCGCCATCGCTTCAACGCGCACGATCTAGAGCTCGGGAGTTTCGTCTCCCTCGTCACCGCCCGCCTCGGCCTGCAGCCGGTCCAAGTCGTTCGGCGTCAGCGGTTCGACGATCGCGTACTGGCCTTCGGTCCAGCGGTAGAGGTCGATCTGCTTGCAGCGGACGGAGCAGAAC of Planctomyces sp. SH-PL14 contains these proteins:
- a CDS encoding DNA gyrase inhibitor YacG translates to MISPCTCPICGQSMTPSAADDSPCFPFCSVRCKQIDLYRWTEGQYAIVEPLTPNDLDRLQAEAGGDEGDETPEL